A window of Acidobacteriota bacterium genomic DNA:
GGCGCCGCTCGATCCGGCCGGGATCGAGTCGTGCCTGACCAATCTCGTGTCGAACGGCATTGATGCGGCCCTGCTGCGCCGGGAACCCGGGGGCCTGGTGACCGTCCGGACGCGCAGCCGTTCGTCCGACGTGGTCTATGAAGTGGCCGACAACGGCTGCGGCATGGACTCGAAGCTCAAGGAACGGGTGTTCACGACGTTCTTCACCACCAAGGGAAACAAGGGGACCGGACTCGGCCTGCTCACCACACGCAGGATCGTCCAGGAACACGGGGGCCGGATCGAGACCGAGTCGACGGTGGACCAGGGGTCGGTGTTCCGCATTCTGCTGCCGCGTGCCCGCCTGGAGGCGCTGGCGAAAGCCGCCGGCACGGCGGAGGCGGAGGGCCTCGGAGGGAAATATGAACCAGGAAACCCCGATGCGCGTGCTGATCGTTGACGACGAACAGGATGTTCGCAACTACCTCCAGGGCGCTCTGGCAGATGCCGGGTTTGCCGTGGAGACGGCCACCGACGGTCTCGATGCGATGGCCAAGGTGCGTGCGCACGCGCCCGATGCCATCTCCCTCGATCTGGTGATGCCGCGCCACTCCGGAGCCAGGTTCTACCGGGACCTGCAGAAGGACCCGCGTCTGTCCAGAATCCCGGTTCTCATTGTCACCGGCCACGCGCGGGACGAGCTGGGCGGACCGGATTTCGAGGAAATGACCTTGCGCGGACCCGGCGTGTACATCGAGAAGCCCGTCAACCCCGGCACCTACGTGGCGGCGATCCGCGCGCTTCTGAAACTGGAGACCCCATCGCCGCCGGGACCCACTGACCTGCGTCGCACATTGGAAGACGCGCTCGCCAGCGCCGACCATGACGCCCTGCAGCGGGCGCTGGCCGCGCTGCAGAAACCGTCGAGACCGGAGGGACACGAATGAACCCGCAGAAGACGATTCTAGTGGTCGAGGACGAAACCGACGAAGTCGCCTACCTGTCCGCCCTGTTCAAGGACAACGGGTTCGGCGTGCTCTCAGCGAGCAACGGTCGCGAGGGCTTCCTGATGGCGAAGACACACCATCCCGACGCCATCACCCTCGACATCACGATGCCTGAGGAATCCGGCGTACGGATGTTCCGTGACCTTCAGGAGGACGCTTCGACCGCAAACATTCCGGTGGTGATCATCACGGGCGTGTCGCACGAGTTCAAGCGCTTTATCGAGACGAGGAAGCACGTGCCACCGCCGGCAGGCTACTTCGACAAACCGCCGGATCGCCAGCAACTCCTGGCCAAGATCCGCGAAGTGGTGGGCGCGGCCGACGCCGGATGAGCCCGGGCCGATCGCCCGTCCGACCCCAGGC
This region includes:
- a CDS encoding response regulator translates to MNQETPMRVLIVDDEQDVRNYLQGALADAGFAVETATDGLDAMAKVRAHAPDAISLDLVMPRHSGARFYRDLQKDPRLSRIPVLIVTGHARDELGGPDFEEMTLRGPGVYIEKPVNPGTYVAAIRALLKLETPSPPGPTDLRRTLEDALASADHDALQRALAALQKPSRPEGHE
- a CDS encoding response regulator, producing MNPQKTILVVEDETDEVAYLSALFKDNGFGVLSASNGREGFLMAKTHHPDAITLDITMPEESGVRMFRDLQEDASTANIPVVIITGVSHEFKRFIETRKHVPPPAGYFDKPPDRQQLLAKIREVVGAADAG